DNA sequence from the Fuscovulum ytuae genome:
TGGCGGATGAGTTCAACGCGCTGACCTATATCGACGAGGTGCATGCCGTGGGCATGTATGGCCCGCGCGGGGCGGGGGTGGCCGAGCGTGATGGTCAGATGCATCGCATCGACATCATCAACGCGACCTTGGCCAAGGCCTATGGCGTCTTCGGCGGCTATATCGCGGCGAGCGCGAAGATGGTGGATGCGATCCGGTCCTATGCGCCGGGCTTCATCTTTACCACCTCGCTGCCGCCCAGCGTGGCGGCGGGGGCGGCGGCTTCGGTGCGCGTTCTGAAAACCGCGCAGCATCTGCGCGATGCCCAGCAGCTGCATGCCCGTATCCTGAAGATGCGGTTGAAGGGGTTGGGCCTGCCGATCATCGACCATGGCAGCCATATCGTGCCCGTCCATGTCGGCGATCCGGTGCATTGCAAGATGCTGTCGGACATGCTGCTGGACCAGTATGGTATCTATGTCCAGCCTATCAATTTTCCGACAGTGCCGCGCGGCACGGAACGCCTGCGCTTTACCCCTTCGCCCGTTCATGATCCCAAACAGATCGACCATCTGGTGAAGGCGATGGATGCGCTTTGGCGGCAATGTGCGCTGAATCGTGCCGAGGTTTCCGCGTAACCCTTTCTGCACATGCAGAATCGCTTGCTCCGTGTTAAGTTATCCTCAATAGGAAGAAACATGAGTCGCGCGTTTTGCGGCTTGGGGATTCGGGGCAGTGATGGGGCAGTTTGCATGATCGGGCGGAGGTCGAAGCCTTCGACGCCAGAGGTCGACAAGCCCAAGGGTTTTGACGATTTCGAACTGCGACTCGGCGACCTCATGCGTGGGGAACGCGCCACGCTGGGCAAATCCCTGCTGGATGTGCAGCGCGAACTGAAGATCAAGGCCACCTATATCGCCGCCATCGAAAATGCCGATGTGTCGGCCTTTGAAACCCAAGGTTTCGTTGCCGGATACGTTCGGTCCTATGCGCGTTACCTTGGCATGGACCCGGATTGGGCCTTCCAGAAATTCTGCCATGAGGCGAATTTCACCGTCGCCCACGGCATGAGTGCGGCGGCCTCTTCGGCCACGATTACGGCCAAGCGCAGCAGCCTTGATTTTGGCGATCCGCTGGCCAATCCCAACGCCAGCTTCGTGCCGCGCGGTGAGACGCTGTTTGCGCGGATCGAACCGGGGGCCGTGGGATCTGTCATGGTGCTTGCCGCGCTGATTGGCGCGATCGGCTATGGCGGCTGGTCCGTGCTTCAGGAAGTGCAGCGCGTGCAGCTTGCCCCCGTGGATCGCGCCCCCGCCGTGGTGGCCGAGATCGATCCGCTTGCCGGTGTCCAGCCGGTTGCCCCGCTTGTGGCGCAGGCCCCGGCCGTGGCTGGTACGGACGCGGTAGACGGCGCGATGGCAGAGGCCGATACATCGGCCCGCCCCGATTTGATGGATCGGCTTTATCGCCCGCAGGCGCTTGATGTGCCGGTGATGGTGTCGCGCGACGGTCCGATTGCGGCCATCGACCCACGGGAAACCGGAACGCTTGCCACGCCCGGCGCGGCGGCCATCGCTTCGGCCGTGGATGATGCACTGGCGGTTGCTTTGGATAGCGGCGTGCAGGTGCTTGCGGATGCGGCACCGCAGCTTGAGGTGCTTGCCGTCCGTCCGTCTTGGGTGCGGGTGCAATCCGCCGATGGCACGGTGTTGTTCGAAAAGATTCTGGATGCGGGCGAACGCTATGTCGTGCCGCAGCTGGAAGAGCCGCCTGTGTTGCGTGCAGGCAATTCCGGATCCGTGTACTTCGCTGTGAACGGGCAGACCTATGGCCCTGCGGCACCGGGTGCGTCTGTTGTGAAGAATGTGGCCTTGTCGGCTGAGTCTCTGTCGCAGACCTTTGCCCTGGCCGATCTTTCCGAAGATACGGATCTTGCGAAATTCGTGAATGTCGCAGAGGCCACGACGGCGGTTGACCCCACGCAGGCCGTGGACTGACTGTAAGCTTTTCCTTACAATCTGATGCCAGAAGCGCGGGGCAAGCTTGCCCCGTCTGCGCCTTGCGCCTATGTCTCGGCCAAGGCCGCGCCCAGAAACAGGATCGTTTTCCATGTCGCTGAACCATGTCCGCCCTTGGCGCAACATCTATCGCCGCAAATCGCGCCAGATCAGGGTCGGCAAGGTGCTGGTGGGGGGCGACGCCCCGATCAGCGTGCAGACGATGACCAATACGCTGACCACTGATGTTGCAGCGACCATCGAACAGATCCAGCGCGCAGCGATTGCTGGGGCGGATATCGTGCGCGTTTCGACCCCGGATGAGGAAAGCACGCGGGCCTTGCGCGAGATTGTGGCCGAAAGCCCGGTTCCGATCGTGGCGGATATCCATTTCCACTACAAACGTGCGATCGAGGCCGCCGAGGCGGGGGCCGCCTGTCTGCGCATCAATCCCGGAAATATCGGCGATGCGCGCCGGGTGAAGGAAGTGGTCAAGGCCGCGAAGGACCATGGCTGTTCCATCCGCATCGGGGTGAATGCGGGAAGTCTGGAAAAGCATCTTCTGGATAAATATGGCGAACCCTGCCCGGATGCGATGGTGGAATCCGGGATGGATCATATCAAGCTGTTGCAGGACAACGATTTTCACGAATTCAAGATCAGCGTGAAGGCGTCCGACGTCTTCCTAGCCGCCGCCGCCTATCAGCAATTGGCCGAGGCGACGGATGCCCCCATCCATCTTGGCATCACCGAGGCCGGGGGCCTGATGTCGGGGACGGTGAAATCGGCCATCGGTCTTGGCAACCTTTTGTGGATGGGGATTGGCGATACGATCCGCGTGTCGCTGTCGGCCGATCCGGTGGAAGAGGTGAAGGTCGGGTTCGAGATTCTGAAATCCCTCGGCCTGCGGCATCGGGGTGTCACCATCATCTCTTGCCCGTCTTGTGCGCGGCAGGGGTTTGACGTGATCAAGACGGTGGCGGCGCTGGAGGATCGGTTGGCCCATGTGACCACGTCGCTGTCGCTGTCGATCATCGGCTGCGTGGTGAATGGTCCGGGTGAGGCGCTGATGACCGATATCGGGTTCACGGGCGGCGGGGCGGGGTCGGGCATGGTCTATCTGGCCGGAAAGCAAAGCCATAAGATGACCAACGATCAGATGATCGATCACATCGTTGAATTGGTGGAAAAAAAGGCGGCCGAGATTGAGGCCGCCGAAAAGGCCACCGAAGCGGCCGAATAGGGGAGGGGGCGATCAGCCCTCTTGCGCGGCGCGCTGTTCGGCCACGATCTGCTGCATCCCTTCCAGCGGCACATAGCCCCGCACCATCGTGCCGCCCACGACGAAGGTGGGCGTGCCGCTGATGTCCATGGTCTGTGCCAGACGGTGGTTGTCTTCGATGACCTTCGTCACCTCGGCCGTTTGCATCCGTTCGAGGATCGGTTGCGCCTCTAGCCCCAAGTCTTCGGCCACGCGCACCAGCGCCTCGGGCGTGGTGTCGGACCGCAGGGACAACAGCGCGTCATGCGCCTTTTTGTAGGCTTCGCCGCCATGCAGTTGCAGCACGGCGATGGCAAAGCGCGATGAGAGCACCGACTGTTCGCCAAGGATCGGGAATTCCTTCAGGACAAAGCGGATATTGCCGTCGATCTCGACCAGATCATCCACCTCTTGCCAGGCCTTGCGGCAATAGCCGCAGCGGTAATCGATGAATTCCACCACTGTGATATCGCCATCGGGGTTCCCGCCCACCCATGACGCCGGATCGTTGAAGATCGCCGCCGATTGTTCGGCCAGCATGGCTTTGTCCCGCTCTGCCTCGGCGAGTTGCTGGCGCATTTCCAACTCGTTCATCGCCTCGATCAGAACTTCGGGGTTTTCCAGAAGATAGGCCCGCACCTCGGCCCGGAATGCCTCACGCTCGGCCGCGGTCATTTCGGCGGCGGCGGGAAGGGCTGTGGCGAGGGCGAGGGCGGTTCCGGCAAGAAGGCGGCGCATGGACGGCTCCGTTGATGGCCATGACGGCATTGGCTTGACCTCCGTTGCCAGAGGCGACAGAGCATGGGCGACACCTTAAGGGGGCGGGTATGCGGAATTCAAGGCGTGGGCAGGTCGATCCCTTCATCGTGATGGATGTGGTCGAGGCCGCGCGCAAGTTGGAGGCGGCGGGGCGGTCCATCATCCATATGGAGGTGGGCCAACCCGGCACCCCGGCCCCGGCCCTTGCGCGCAAGGCGCTGGCGCGGGCGATGGAAGGGGATGCGCTTGGCTATACCGTCGCGCTTGGGTTGCCTGAGCTGCGGGCGGGGATCGCGGGGCTTTATCGTCGCTGGTATGGCGTTGATCTGAACCCCGATCGGGTCATCGTGACTGCCGGCTCCTCTGGCGCTTTCGTTCTGGCCTTCACGGCGCTTTTTGATGCGGGGGATCGTGTGGGTCTGGGGGAACCCGGCTATCCCAGCTATCGCCAAATCCTGCGCGCGCTGTCCTTGGAACCTGTTGGGCTACCCACGGCGGAAGCGAACCGCCTGCAACCCGTTCCCGCCGATCTGGAGGGGCATGATTTGCAAGGCTTGATCGTGGCATCGCCGGGCAACCCATCGGGCACCATGCTGTCACGGACCCATCTGGCGGCCCTGATGCAGGCTTCCGCTGCCCGTGACATCGCCTTCATTTCGGACGAGATTTATCACGGGCTGCATTATGGCGACCCCGCCACTTCCGCGCTGGAGGTGTCGGATGAGGTCTATGTGATCAACTCTTTCTCCAAATACTTTTCGATGACGGGCTGGCGGATCGGCTGGATGGTGGTGCCAGAGGCGCATATCCGCACGGTGGAACGGCTGGCGCAGAACCTGTTCATCTGCCCACCCCATGCCAGCCAGATCGCCGCCCTTGCCGCCCTTGACGCGACAGAGGAGTTGGAGGCGAACCGCACGGCCTATGCCGAAAACCGCCGCCTGATGTTGGAAGGCCTGCCCAAGGCCGGCTTCACCCGCATCGCGCCACCCGATGGGGCGTTCTACATCTATGCCGATGTGTCGGACCTGACCGAAGACAGCCTCGCCTTTGCCGCCGAACTGTTGCAGGAGGCGGGCGTCGCCGTGACGCCGGGCCTTGACTTCGATCCCCATCGCGGGCGGCGGACCTTGCGCTTTTCCTATGCCCGCGCCACGGCCGATATCACCGAAGGCCTGCGTCGCTTGCAGGCCTATATGGCCACCCGGCCCACCAAAGGGTGAGTTTACAAGCCCGGCTCAACCCGTGATATTCCCCCTGCTCAGTGAGGAGGGGTGATGCGCGCG
Encoded proteins:
- the hemA gene encoding 5-aminolevulinate synthase; the encoded protein is MNYEAALDASLQRLHDEGRYRTFIDIVRKQGHFPQAVWRRPDGSERDITVWCGNDYLGMGQHPEVLAAMHEALDATGAGSGGTRNISGTTIYHKRLESELADLHGKEAALVFSSAYIANDATLSTLRTLFPGLIIYSDALNHASMIEGVRRGGGAKRIFRHNDVAHLRELLAGDDPAAPKLIAFESIYSMDGDFGPIKEICDLADEFNALTYIDEVHAVGMYGPRGAGVAERDGQMHRIDIINATLAKAYGVFGGYIAASAKMVDAIRSYAPGFIFTTSLPPSVAAGAAASVRVLKTAQHLRDAQQLHARILKMRLKGLGLPIIDHGSHIVPVHVGDPVHCKMLSDMLLDQYGIYVQPINFPTVPRGTERLRFTPSPVHDPKQIDHLVKAMDALWRQCALNRAEVSA
- a CDS encoding helix-turn-helix domain-containing protein, producing the protein MIGRRSKPSTPEVDKPKGFDDFELRLGDLMRGERATLGKSLLDVQRELKIKATYIAAIENADVSAFETQGFVAGYVRSYARYLGMDPDWAFQKFCHEANFTVAHGMSAAASSATITAKRSSLDFGDPLANPNASFVPRGETLFARIEPGAVGSVMVLAALIGAIGYGGWSVLQEVQRVQLAPVDRAPAVVAEIDPLAGVQPVAPLVAQAPAVAGTDAVDGAMAEADTSARPDLMDRLYRPQALDVPVMVSRDGPIAAIDPRETGTLATPGAAAIASAVDDALAVALDSGVQVLADAAPQLEVLAVRPSWVRVQSADGTVLFEKILDAGERYVVPQLEEPPVLRAGNSGSVYFAVNGQTYGPAAPGASVVKNVALSAESLSQTFALADLSEDTDLAKFVNVAEATTAVDPTQAVD
- the ispG gene encoding flavodoxin-dependent (E)-4-hydroxy-3-methylbut-2-enyl-diphosphate synthase; protein product: MSLNHVRPWRNIYRRKSRQIRVGKVLVGGDAPISVQTMTNTLTTDVAATIEQIQRAAIAGADIVRVSTPDEESTRALREIVAESPVPIVADIHFHYKRAIEAAEAGAACLRINPGNIGDARRVKEVVKAAKDHGCSIRIGVNAGSLEKHLLDKYGEPCPDAMVESGMDHIKLLQDNDFHEFKISVKASDVFLAAAAYQQLAEATDAPIHLGITEAGGLMSGTVKSAIGLGNLLWMGIGDTIRVSLSADPVEEVKVGFEILKSLGLRHRGVTIISCPSCARQGFDVIKTVAALEDRLAHVTTSLSLSIIGCVVNGPGEALMTDIGFTGGGAGSGMVYLAGKQSHKMTNDQMIDHIVELVEKKAAEIEAAEKATEAAE
- a CDS encoding DsbA family protein; this translates as MRRLLAGTALALATALPAAAEMTAAEREAFRAEVRAYLLENPEVLIEAMNELEMRQQLAEAERDKAMLAEQSAAIFNDPASWVGGNPDGDITVVEFIDYRCGYCRKAWQEVDDLVEIDGNIRFVLKEFPILGEQSVLSSRFAIAVLQLHGGEAYKKAHDALLSLRSDTTPEALVRVAEDLGLEAQPILERMQTAEVTKVIEDNHRLAQTMDISGTPTFVVGGTMVRGYVPLEGMQQIVAEQRAAQEG
- a CDS encoding pyridoxal phosphate-dependent aminotransferase, which codes for MRNSRRGQVDPFIVMDVVEAARKLEAAGRSIIHMEVGQPGTPAPALARKALARAMEGDALGYTVALGLPELRAGIAGLYRRWYGVDLNPDRVIVTAGSSGAFVLAFTALFDAGDRVGLGEPGYPSYRQILRALSLEPVGLPTAEANRLQPVPADLEGHDLQGLIVASPGNPSGTMLSRTHLAALMQASAARDIAFISDEIYHGLHYGDPATSALEVSDEVYVINSFSKYFSMTGWRIGWMVVPEAHIRTVERLAQNLFICPPHASQIAALAALDATEELEANRTAYAENRRLMLEGLPKAGFTRIAPPDGAFYIYADVSDLTEDSLAFAAELLQEAGVAVTPGLDFDPHRGRRTLRFSYARATADITEGLRRLQAYMATRPTKG